A single genomic interval of Desulfovibrio sp. JC022 harbors:
- a CDS encoding P-II family nitrogen regulator, which yields MRKIEIIVRPFKVDDVKDAIAALGLKGMTVTDVKGFGRQGGHKEVYRGAEYQVDFIAKTKVEIVVDADRVPEVIDAVSEAAKTGKVGDGKIFVIPVEEVVRIRTGETGPDAI from the coding sequence ATGAGAAAGATTGAAATAATTGTAAGGCCTTTTAAGGTCGATGATGTGAAGGATGCCATTGCCGCTCTTGGTCTCAAGGGCATGACCGTTACTGACGTTAAAGGTTTCGGACGTCAGGGAGGGCACAAGGAAGTCTACCGTGGTGCCGAGTATCAGGTGGATTTCATTGCCAAGACCAAGGTTGAGATTGTGGTTGATGCTGACCGGGTTCCCGAAGTCATTGACGCGGTCAGTGAAGCAGCCAAAACCGGAAAAGTCGGTGACGGCAAGATATTTGTTATCCCGGTTGAAGAAGTTGTGCGTATCCGCACCGGTGAGACCGGGCCGGATGCCATTTAA